In Paraflavitalea devenefica, a single window of DNA contains:
- a CDS encoding SRPBCC family protein, protein MTTNLLFDFTVDKTTKTVFITREFDAELSLVWDAFTKAEILDQWVAPKPWTSKTKFMDFKVGGRRFYAMVSPEGQERWAIQKYTSISPKTNFKMFNAFADKDENPELPGSDWDYTFSEQDGKTTVRITIYNESLARMEKMIEMGFTEGFKASMNNLENLLARLSQK, encoded by the coding sequence ATGACAACCAATTTGCTATTTGATTTTACCGTTGACAAAACAACAAAAACAGTGTTCATAACCAGAGAATTTGATGCCGAACTTTCGCTGGTATGGGATGCTTTTACCAAAGCAGAAATCCTTGACCAATGGGTAGCACCTAAACCCTGGACTTCAAAAACAAAATTTATGGACTTCAAGGTTGGTGGAAGAAGATTTTATGCGATGGTAAGCCCCGAAGGACAAGAGCGTTGGGCAATTCAGAAATACACTTCAATTAGCCCAAAAACCAATTTCAAAATGTTCAATGCTTTTGCAGATAAAGATGAAAACCCTGAATTGCCAGGTTCAGATTGGGATTACACTTTTAGCGAACAAGACGGAAAGACAACAGTGCGTATTACTATTTATAATGAATCCCTTGCCCGCATGGAGAAGATGATTGAAATGGGCTTCACAGAAGGATTTAAGGCGTCAATGAACAATTTGGAAAATCTGTTGGCGCGTTTATCGCAAAAATGA
- a CDS encoding VOC family protein — translation MALINPHINFNGNAEEAFTFYKSVFGGEFAKVIRFKDLASPEFSVAEKEENKIMHIALPIGKSSMLMANDVPEIMGKTNENENRSKIVISAESKEEADKLFNGLSVGGQIEGPIGDSPWNSYFGCFRDKYGIEWIVEFDPKYNGQK, via the coding sequence ATGGCACTTATCAATCCTCACATTAATTTCAACGGAAATGCCGAAGAAGCATTTACCTTTTACAAATCAGTATTTGGCGGAGAGTTTGCAAAGGTTATTCGTTTCAAAGACCTTGCAAGTCCTGAATTCAGCGTTGCGGAAAAAGAAGAAAATAAAATTATGCATATTGCTTTGCCTATTGGTAAGAGTAGTATGTTGATGGCAAACGATGTTCCGGAAATTATGGGAAAAACAAACGAAAATGAGAACAGAAGTAAAATTGTAATAAGTGCAGAAAGTAAAGAAGAAGCAGACAAATTATTTAATGGGCTTTCAGTGGGAGGACAAATAGAAGGGCCTATTGGTGATAGTCCTTGGAATTCATATTTTGGTTGTTTTAGAGATAAATACGGTATTGAATGGATTGTGGAATTTGACCCAAAATATAACGGGCAAAAGTAA